Part of the Desulfovibrio desulfuricans genome, TCGTTCATGGCCGCTCCAGAATCAGAATGCTGTACAGACGGCGCTGTTCTTCGCCGTTTTCATCGTGGGATTTAACGCCGATGCGGCCTTCGGTTATCTTGAAGGTCTTGGCCGCGATTTTGCCAAAATGGGGTTTGGCGCGGGCTACATCGGTGCAGAAAAAGGCCTTGCCGCCGGGTGCGAGGTGGCGATCCACAAATTTGACCAGCGGCCTGTGCAGCTCGTCCAGATAGAGAATTTCCGAGGCGGCGATAATGTCAAAACCGCTGGCAAAGCGCGGGTCGCGCCCTGGCGCGGTCACGTCCACATGGGTGACTTCAATCTGGTCGCCCAGGCCGTTGCGCAGCACGTTGGCCCTGGCAAAGCGCAGGGCCTGCTCCACCACATCGCTCAGCACCACGCGCGCAAAGCCGTAGCGGGCGGCTACAAGGCTCAGCGCGCCGCAGCCAGCGCCTAGCTCCAGCAGGCTTTTGCCCTGCGGTTCGTACTTGCGCAGCAGGCGGCCCAGCACAAAAGAACCGGGCCAAAGCTTTGCCCACAGGGGCAGATCCTTGAGCGGATCATGGATGGCCTTGCGTTGCAGCAGCTTGTCCAGATGGGCGCTCATATTCTGTATGGAGAGCACCTCAAGGGGATTTTCGTCCACATGCAGCGGTTCGAATTCCACATCAAAATCGGTGCGGATGCGTTCCAGCAGGGTCTCAAGTTCGGCGGCATGGGCCTGGGAAAGACTGGGCGATGTTTCCTCGGGTGACAACGGCGTGCACAGGGAGTCAGACATGGATGTTCCTTGCAAAGGGGAATACAAAGGCTTCGATAAGTTAGTTACTATACCCGCATTTTAGGCGCATGGCAATCCTTATTGATTAAGTATGTATTACGGGGGCCAACGCCTCGCAAAAGAGGTTCGGCCCGCCAAAGGGGCTCGACCCGGTAGGGGAAGTCTGGCATTGTTGGCTGGTCGGCTGGTGTGCCAGTGGCCCCGCCGCAAACACTGAGCGAGAGGATTATGAAGCAGATTTTTCGTTTGGAAATGGTTGTGGCCGAAGAAGATGCAGACCGCGCCACCGGCTTGCTGACCCTGGGTGTGCCCTTTGGCTGGGAAGAAGAAACCCTGCCCACGGGTGAAACCCGCTTTCGCGTGCATTGCGAAAACCCCGAATTTATCAACAACCTGCAAAGCGATCTTCAGGCCCGCATTCCCGCTGCGGAA contains:
- a CDS encoding class I SAM-dependent methyltransferase, with product MSDSLCTPLSPEETSPSLSQAHAAELETLLERIRTDFDVEFEPLHVDENPLEVLSIQNMSAHLDKLLQRKAIHDPLKDLPLWAKLWPGSFVLGRLLRKYEPQGKSLLELGAGCGALSLVAARYGFARVVLSDVVEQALRFARANVLRNGLGDQIEVTHVDVTAPGRDPRFASGFDIIAASEILYLDELHRPLVKFVDRHLAPGGKAFFCTDVARAKPHFGKIAAKTFKITEGRIGVKSHDENGEEQRRLYSILILERP